In the Carassius gibelio isolate Cgi1373 ecotype wild population from Czech Republic chromosome B24, carGib1.2-hapl.c, whole genome shotgun sequence genome, one interval contains:
- the zfand1 gene encoding AN1-type zinc finger protein 1, whose product MAELDIGKHCEIESCKQKDFLPFVCSSCSGVFCLEHRGRDSHSCPEVLVKKEIGSGGSKSYPCSFEDCKGKELLPVICPHCGKHFCLIHRHQDDHKCEKLETPKPRMAATQELVQKIVESKKNAPPSKGRKGAKNPATAAKVALMKLKLHASGDKGLPQTERTYFQVFLPKEAKDPSLPMFFCSKWSVGKVVDFAASQASLKNSNNVLTAKKLRLCHPETGEAFKMDTSLQSLLSNTDCPLHNGGNVILEYLDNESSGLDDVTAYISSS is encoded by the exons ATGGCTGAACTAGATATTGGAAAACATTGTGAAATTGAATCTTGCAAACAAAAAG ACTTTCTACCATTCGTATgcagcagctgttctggagtgTTTTG TTTGGAACACAGAGGCCGGGACTCCCACTCTTGTCCAGAG GTGCTGGTGAAGAAAGAGATTGGGTCTGGGGGAAGCAAATCATATCCATGTAGCTTTGAGGATTGCAAAGGGAAAGAGCTGCTGCCTGTCATCTGCCCACACTGTGGAAAACACTTCTGTCTCAT ACATCGACATCAGGATGACCATAAGTGTGAGAAACTGGAGACTCCTAAGCCTCGCATGGCTGCAACGCAGGAGCTGGTGCAGAAGATAGTTG AGTCAAAGAAGAATGCACCACCAAGTAAAGGCAGAAAAGGAGCAAAAAATCCTGCAACTGCTGCAAAAGTTGCTCTGATGAAGCTTAAATTGCATGCGTCAGGAGATAAAGGCCTGCCACAG ACAGAACGGACGTATTTCCAGGTGTTTCTGCCAAAAGAAGCTAAAGACCCCAGTTTGCCCATGTTCTTCTGCTCTAAGTGGAGTGTTGGCAAAGTAGTGGACTTTGCAGCATCCCAGGCCAGTCTGAAAAACAGCAACAACGTGCTCACAGCTAAG AAGCTGCGTTTGTGTCACCCTGAGACGGGTGAAGCCTTTAAGATGGACACTAGCCTCCAGTCACTGCTCTCCAATACAGACTGTCCTCTGCACAACGGAGGCAACGTCATTCTGGAGTATCTGGATAACGAGAGCTCTGGTCTGGATGATGTGACAGCCTATATATCTTCCTCCTGA